The Vicinamibacterales bacterium sequence TACGCCAACAAAAATGTGAGCCTCCACCCGACTGCTCAGGCGATAATTAAACTCTGTAATTACTCGCCGCCCGATTGAAGCGCAGAACTCTCGAAAGGCTCCAGCACGCTCCGGGATCGTTACTGCGAACACGGCCTCGCGGGCCTCGCCCAGCTCGGCCCTTTCGGCCACAAAACGTAGACGGTCGAAATTCATATTTGCGCCACTGAGTATCGCAACCAAGTGCTCTCCGCGCGGTTCCTCGCGAGCAACGTAGGTCTTCAGACCAGCCACGCTCAAAGCTCCAGCCGGTTCCATGATGCTCCGAGTGTCATCGAAGATATCCTTAAGAGCCGCGCAAATTTCGTCGTTCGACACACGAATGACCTCATCCACGGTCGCCTGAGCTACCGACATCGTGTACTCGCCCACTTCTCGAACTGCTACTCCATCGGCGAAAATTCCTACAGACTCTAGAGAGACCCGCTGTCCAGCCGCCATTGACTGATACATCGCGTCAGCCTCAAAAGGCTCAACTCCGATGATACGAACATTCGGTTGGATGGCCTTGATGTAGGCCCCAATTCCAGCAATGAGACCTCCGCCCCCAATTGGAACAAAGACAGCATGTAGCCTTCCCTTGCTCTGCCGCAGAAGCTCATCACCGATGGTGCCCTGTCCGGCTACAACAAGTGGATCATCGAACGGATGGACAAAGATCAGGCCCGTTTCGATTACCAGAGCATCACACCGCTCCTTGGCCTCTGCAAAGGTGTCCCCCTCAAGAATGACTTCCGCGCCCATCTCGGCCACCGCGTCAACCTTGATGGCCGGGGTAGTCTGCGGCATCACAATTACAGCGCGAATCCCTAAACGCTTTGCCGCAAAAGCCACTCCTTGGGCATGATTGCCCGCACTCGCGGTGACCACCCCTTTTGCTTGTTCCTTGGCAGATAATTGTGCAATCTTGTTGTATGCACCGCGCACCTTGAAACTAAAAATTGGCTGGAGATCTTCTCGCTTGAGGGAGACGAGGTTTTCCAATCGACTGGTCAATTTCGCCGCTGACTCAAGCGGGGTCTCTTTGGCTACGTCATAGACACGACTGGAAAGGATCTCTCGTAGAAGATCGTCTAGCATGGTTGGCTTAACAGGCACAATTCCGCAATCATCTGACCCGAAGGTTGTCATCATTCACGGTCAATGGATTATGCATAAGGGTGAACTCCTGATAATAGAAGGCATGGCAGTGCTGGTCAACTGACAGAAATCCAAAGTGGCCCCGCTGTGCTAATGTGAGAACAGTTGCGGTTCCTTGAGCCTTTGAAGTCATCATGAAGTCAACCTCAGACGTTGTGATTATTGGCGGCGGATGTATGGGTACTAGCACTGCATACCACCTAGCCTGCCTCGGCATTCAGAACGTAGTGTTACTGGAGCGCGAAGCTCAGTTAGCTGTTGGATCTACAGGACGA is a genomic window containing:
- the ilvA gene encoding threonine ammonia-lyase, biosynthetic, giving the protein MPVKPTMLDDLLREILSSRVYDVAKETPLESAAKLTSRLENLVSLKREDLQPIFSFKVRGAYNKIAQLSAKEQAKGVVTASAGNHAQGVAFAAKRLGIRAVIVMPQTTPAIKVDAVAEMGAEVILEGDTFAEAKERCDALVIETGLIFVHPFDDPLVVAGQGTIGDELLRQSKGRLHAVFVPIGGGGLIAGIGAYIKAIQPNVRIIGVEPFEADAMYQSMAAGQRVSLESVGIFADGVAVREVGEYTMSVAQATVDEVIRVSNDEICAALKDIFDDTRSIMEPAGALSVAGLKTYVAREEPRGEHLVAILSGANMNFDRLRFVAERAELGEAREAVFAVTIPERAGAFREFCASIGRRVITEFNYRLSSRVEAHIFVGVATQSKSDAQDLAEELNQKGYEAVDLSNNEIAKLHVRHMVGGRAPDVTNESLCRFEFPERPGALMQFLDRLGGRWNISLFHYRNHGADFGRVLVAFEVPESEREEFAAFLDSLGYPHHPEPNNKAYSLFLS